gggatattatatatttaaaattgtatgTGTTGGGGATGAATTGCATCCCTCTACAAGTTCCGTCAAATAAGATAGGTTCGTCCAATGACGGATCTAGAAGTTACTTTTACCCGgggtaaaattttaatatcaGTGTATAATTTTGAATATCAACAGGGCAGTATACAAAAATGGTACACAATTACTTGAAATATGAAAAGCAAGATATGAAAGGAAAAGACGAATATATGACAAGAATGGAGGATACCATGTTCGtttagaagaaaatattaaGGAACGACCACTAAAAATACCTTTCAAGAAAAGGTAAAACAATACTCATCATAATGTTAGTACAATTTCATCTTTGTAGAGGTCGCATATCACTTTTTGTTGCTAGATTAAAATACTTGAATCATATATATGTTGGCAGAGAAAAAGCTGGCTCGTCATCAACATATAGACATCAAGATTGTTGAGCAGCAGATAAAACAACAGAACGGAGATTTTGAAACAAAACCAACACATCTGTTGGGATTCGTCGAGGACTGCATCAGAGTCTGCGTCAGGAATCTGTCAGGAACTTCGTCAGGATTTGGTGATAGAAATCAAACAAGATCGCATAATTTAAACCAAGACAAAGACGTCATATTAGAAAAGGGAAATATCacttttatagatatgaaaattGATAGGATCCTGGAAATATTACTTTCATGGAGTTATGAAAATTGACAagtattttagaatatttactAAAAGGTTTATGGAAAGGGGCGAATGTCTTAATCCAACTAGGTTAATGTAATCGATTTCTACTATATAAGAGGAGCTCGTGTGTACTATTCTCTCTTGTCCAAGTAAAGCCTATTGTaagcttgagagagagagaagttttATATCTTTGTTCTTAAGATTATAGTGGATTGCCTCTTGTCAAGCTTCCAGAGACATATCCATTATAGGTGAACTCTGAGTACTTGTGTCCATCTTCTATCTTTTCCGTGTTCTTCTTCTGTTTTTCATAATTCTGCAAACTCATACTTTCTAACTTACGTCGTCGAGTTCGTCAGAGAGTGTGTCAGCGAATTTATACGTTTAGTTCTGATTTAAAGTCAAACTGTTCTTGCCATTGTGGTTTCAACAACATCAAAGAGGCCACCACTTGCAATATACTGTGAAGTTACAAGAGCCCCAATGAAACCTCAATTTCCAAAAATGGTGAATTTAACTCTCTCATAGAGCACCATCAGCCATGATCTAACTCAATCATTACTCTCaaacatttaattatttgttacataaataaaataaaaacaatatccgCGACCGCGAGGCTACGTGGTCAAATTCTAGTTATAGCCAAGAACGATGGCGGCAATGGCATGATAGATAAAACCATATCCAATGTCATGGGTCATCATGGCATATGATATGACTTGATACTATAAAATCACATATTCACGTGCATAGTACAAGCAACACGTTATCACATAGTtaagcccaaaaaaaaacacGTTATCACATATGGACTCACAATCTCCATATATTCACGTGCATCTATCTATACACACCACGAACATAGTTCCATACACATTTTAGAAATAAGATTCTATGACACTGACAACAATATTAGGGGATTGGGTAAAATCGCATCTACCAAGAAGACTATTCCTCACTCGATCAGTCGGCCCATATCAAGCCCAAACTAAACAGTTCTCTTTTAATTCTATACCCGGGTCGGATCTACCCGTTTCAGTTGCACACACGTGAGTCACGTGACATTCATCCTGTCGTctctctactttctctctctataaatcTCGAAAGCTGATTCTCTTCCTCCCTCTCTCTAAAAATGTCCCGAATCTCgttaaaaaccctaattccccaGGGGAGATTCTTCCTCCGTCGCTTCAACGAGCCAAGCCTCGTCTCTTTCAGCCGCCGTCTCTATTCCTCAAAGCCGCACGTCATCGAGATCGACCTCGATTCTTCCTCGTCAGCGACGTCCAAAGCCGAGGCCGAAGCCGCGGTTCTCAAGAAGCTGAACGAGTTCGTTCGGAGGATCGTCGTTCAGAATTCGACTCCTGATTGGCTCCCTTTCGCCCCAGGCTCCTCCTTCTGGGTCCCGCCTCATCAGAGCACGGCCGCGAAGATCGCCAATTTGGTTGATAGGGTGACGAATCCGTTGACGGAGGAGGAAGCTTTCTCTCTGTTCTCTCCTTCTGGCTCGCCTCGTTCCTCTTTCTTCATTCCTCTTGGTAATGGGTTTCACTTGGTTTCTTGTTTTGTGTCTAAAAATGGTTCCTTTGGGCTTTGAGGTGTCTCCTAAAGTGTGGATTTTTATTCAATCACTGTGTTAGAAAGCAATAAGCTAAGATCTTTTATTACGAATGGAGCTGGAATTTGATTTcctgatatatatatttatggtgTTGCGTTGTTGAAATGAAAGATGATGGTTCTTCGTCTACACAAGAGGTAGAAGGTAGCGTGGAGTTGAACATTCCGGGGAATGAGATGCTGGAAGTCAAGCTAGCGCAGTTTCCTGATCCTTTTTACTCGTTTAAACACGGAGGAGACAATGAAGAGTGATTTAAACATGTGCAGCTCGCGATGAAGTCCATTGGTTTGCATATACGGGCTTGGAAAAGGAGATGCTTCCTGAGGCTGATGAGGTTGTATGTGTACAGTTGCAAACCATACATCGGGGTTATATGATGTTTGGTTGGCCATCTTTACGCCTTTGTTGACTATatttaataaagtttttatataCTAACCTTGGTGGGAgcttctttcattttcttaagCCGGAGTTCATCGTGATGCTCGTAGCAATGTTAACCATTATAAGTTGTATTCTAAAATCAATACCCCCTGTTATGTTTGTTTCCTCCAGTATTTGTTTATTGCTTGTCATGGAACTTGGTAGAAAAGATAGGTTGCATCGTTCTTATGCCTTGATGGTCTATATATAGAATACTGCTTCACTACAGTTATTACAATGAGCCTATGATCGATGTCACATGCATCAAATGGGTGTGTTATCGAAGGGCTTGGTTCTTGTAACAGAGTAAGTAAACTCAGTTTCATGTAAACtctgtttgtttttttcaaggaaATGATGCATTCAACTGAAATCAGTTTAGAGTTTTAACCAATTCAAACAATAGTCCGTTTACTTCGTTAGTTGAGATCAAATCACAACTCACAACACAGCTTTTTCGTAAAAGAACTGAAGCTAATAATTAAACAGAGATTGTTTTGCTTTCTTTGACTGTGAATTAAAACCGTAGCAGACGCCAGAAGGTCAAACTTGAGGTAATCTGCTCATACATATTACAACGTTAACAATCATCAAGCAATCAATTTTTACTCTCAGTGTTTTGGTGAGGAATCTGATGCGTTAGAGtgttttgaatatgcaggtaaCTACTTATTTCGACAAGATGACCCAAGAGAGACCAAGAAAAATGATTATTAACATTCTATTGTCAGTTTTCATGCTCTTTTAGTTCAGTGCTTTCAGACAGTGTCAACAGATTGTGATTCCTCTGATGCCGAGGCGTCACAAAAGGATACAGACAGTAGATTATTTGTGATAAGCCAGGAAGGCAACCAACAGTCCTATGAATTTCTGAGTCCTAttgtggtaaaaaaaaatatctactaGGTGAAATGGGGTTTCATTTCACCAAAATGGCAAAATGAGTGGccttggtttggtttggttgacATACAAAGATATTTATATCTCAATGCAATGCATATAAGCTCCTAATTTAGTGGATGGAGCATGTGATTTACGGCTGCATAGGGTTGACTGAATTTGAAAGAGCTGCTTTTCTTCTCTATTTATGATACAATGATTCCAGTTAATTCTTTTTTGTTGCAACACTATTAGTATAGCAGTTTTATCATATAATTTCCCTTGTCTGTTAGGAGGTATTGGGAAAGAACTGTCTTTTACATGAGCACACTTGCAACTATGTGAAAAAGTAGTTAAGAGGGATGGAGAAACACCAGAAGATAGAAAGATGAAGATTGTTCAGACTTCACCGAGGTGCAGTTGGGTTTCTGAAATTTTCTCCCTATTTTTAATCTCTTATATAGTTTTCCTATAAAAGGTATCTTATGGCTTGGTCAAAAGACTGCTTGCATAATGTATTAGTAGTTTCATTCAGCTGTTAGCAGAACCATGAGGAGCATGCTTTCATTAGAGTTGGATTTTGGATAATATATGTGAGGAAAAGCAACTGCTTGTGCTATTTCTGACCATTGGCATTAGTAGACAGACACATTCTTTGTCAATATTTTAGGCCCTTGACAAGCTTAAGCAACTTGTAGAAGATAAAGAGGGAAGAGGAGGACGACTGTGAAGCGTTTAAgagagaagctttatttggacctaaagatttagtaaaattgCATAGGCAAGTATTGTTATGGTTTAGGATTCAATAGGTGTTGCAGGATCAGATGTAGTTTGGTGCTGACGTGCTGTTATGAAGTCCAAGGACACATGTAACTTTTTACAGCTGAACACTATGTATGTGTGTATATAAGGTTCAGTGTGATTCCATTCATTCTTATTTGCTTTTAAAACTTTGTttctaaacaataaaatattgaattgtGTGACATTGATTCAGGATTAGAAAGCAATAAATTTAGAAGACAAGACACTTTTAacacaagcaaaaaaatatcTGAGCGGTGAAACTATATAAATAAGATTCTGAAGCtttatatatgaaaagaaaGTCCCACAGAAAAATCAGAAGACAGTTGTTTGCCACAGAGAGATAGAGAGCGATTagagaaaggagagagagagaggggggaGCCTGCGTGATAGTGGCATAATAATAAGTGCAGACAAAGGTTACAACTCGGAGAATCCCAAAAAGCGTTTCCCTTGACTCTTGATAGTCATCTGGTAAAAGCGATTACTTATGTGTTCTTCTCATTGTATTGTTGTTGAAGGGGTTATATATGTACGTTTGTGGATTACTGGAATTGAATTTTTGGTGTTTTAGTGTGACAGGTTCACACCAAACCGTTATGCTTTATTTCAATTTTCATTTTGGTTCAAATAAACTTGGGGTTTGTCCCATTAGTTCTTGTCTTTTGTGGAGTCAGCAAATAGGTCGTATGTGACCGTTTGAGATCTCCTTTATGTACCAGCTGACTACAGCTTTCAGGAAATAATCAGAAAATCATTTCAGTCATCTCAaccttatctctctctctcgcaaAGCTCCAAAGCTAGCACATTTATCCCTGAGATCCTGTTCTTCAAGGTGATCCTTCTTTTAGATCACTTTCTAGTCTTGATTTCTCCTATCTTAAGTTCTTGGTGAGCTCTAGATTGGACTCTGGTTACTCAGTTCTAACCATACTGTTACATTGGTATCAGAAGTCTCTCGATTCTCGGCGCTGCAATGGTGGAAACACGGCTCCAGGAACGATCTCTGACCGAACAGGTCGACGAGATGCGCTCGCTACACACCCTCCTCGCAGCGGAGGTTAAGAACCAGAACGACTCCCTCAACTCCCGTTTCGACAGACTTGAGGCGATGATGTTCAACAACATTTCCCCCCTCCAAGCCGTCGGAAAAGCCCCGATGGACCCTGGCCCGTCTCACCCACCCACCCCCATCTCAAACATCAACCCTAACCAACCCCCCGACCCCCCCGATACCACCGGTTACTCTGACCAACGCCCAGATAGAACCCCCTCACCCCACCACGGCTTAGCCTCGCGCCTTTCAAAGATAAAGTTCCCATCTTTTGACGGCACAAACCT
The nucleotide sequence above comes from Brassica napus cultivar Da-Ae chromosome A9, Da-Ae, whole genome shotgun sequence. Encoded proteins:
- the LOC106436349 gene encoding uncharacterized protein LOC106436349, whose protein sequence is MSRISLKTLIPQGRFFLRRFNEPSLVSFSRRLYSSKPHVIEIDLDSSSSATSKAEAEAAVLKKLNEFVRRIVVQNSTPDWLPFAPGSSFWVPPHQSTAAKIANLVDRVTNPLTEEEAFSLFSPSGSPRSSFFIPLDDGSSSTQEVEGSVELNIPGNEMLEVKLAQFPDPFYSFKHGGDNEE